A genomic stretch from Haemophilus parainfluenzae ATCC 33392 includes:
- a CDS encoding DUF5374 domain-containing protein, translating into MSLLLALSIFSGLFLIFNRWTTEQRKSAVRLFQEFQAIQIAENQAQRQFLGLSCENSIQQNGIQFAIQCSHHQVNIRYPQGEFSLKTE; encoded by the coding sequence ATGTCACTTTTATTAGCTTTATCGATTTTCAGCGGGTTGTTTTTGATCTTTAATCGGTGGACGACCGAGCAACGGAAAAGTGCGGTCAGACTTTTTCAAGAATTTCAGGCGATTCAAATTGCTGAAAATCAGGCTCAACGACAGTTTTTAGGCTTGTCTTGTGAAAATAGCATACAACAAAATGGCATTCAATTTGCAATTCAATGCAGTCATCATCAAGTGAATATACGCTATCCTCAAGGTGAATTTTCATTGAAAACCGAGTAA
- a CDS encoding PulJ/GspJ family protein, which yields MKPLKGETLVSLLISLGLSALLLLLVAQFYAQTQQQNQRLMLQLKLQAELQRTIQLIGKDLRRVGFRATNPKLIEDNLALFELDEKGTAIIIAQADNAPSNSCVLFFYDLNSNGCIGEKYTKNTCVNGVKNVAKNIEKELFGYKLNEKMIETKQTYKNAVNADCRSAECQRALAQFTCNAGGGWTDLLDEKEFEISQLRFDWLKAGKGIEIKLTGHLAAYKHIQYETSLVVPLLNQEE from the coding sequence ATGAAACCATTAAAAGGCGAAACATTGGTGAGTTTGTTGATTTCACTTGGCTTATCCGCTTTATTGTTGCTATTGGTTGCACAGTTTTATGCTCAAACTCAACAGCAAAATCAGCGTTTAATGTTACAACTCAAATTACAAGCGGAATTACAACGTACTATTCAACTCATCGGTAAAGATCTGCGTCGCGTAGGCTTTCGAGCCACAAACCCAAAACTAATCGAGGATAATCTGGCTTTATTTGAATTAGACGAAAAGGGCACAGCAATAATCATTGCTCAAGCAGACAATGCTCCATCAAATAGCTGCGTCTTATTTTTTTATGATTTAAATAGTAATGGCTGTATTGGTGAAAAATACACAAAAAACACCTGCGTAAACGGTGTTAAAAATGTGGCAAAAAATATCGAAAAAGAGCTGTTTGGTTACAAACTTAACGAGAAAATGATCGAAACCAAACAAACTTATAAAAATGCGGTAAATGCGGATTGTCGTTCAGCAGAGTGTCAGAGAGCCTTAGCTCAATTTACTTGTAACGCCGGTGGGGGATGGACAGATTTATTGGATGAAAAAGAGTTTGAGATTTCTCAATTACGTTTTGATTGGTTAAAGGCAGGGAAAGGGATTGAAATTAAACTCACAGGGCATCTTGCCGCATATAAGCATATTCAATATGAAACTTCGCTTGTAGTGCCTTTATTAAATCAAGAAGAATGA
- the suhB gene encoding inositol-1-monophosphatase has protein sequence MNPMLNIAIRAARRAGNVIAKNYERRDDIQTSKKGINDYVTSVDKAAEAEIIEIIQKSYPDHTIISEERGALEGKDSDIQWVIDPLDGTTNFVKGLPHFSVSIAIRVKNRTEVGVVYDPIRNELFTAVRGEGAKLNEVRLRVDSQNELNGAILATGFPFKQPSLMPTQFAIMNNLIDEAADFRRTGSAALDLCYVASGRVDGYFEMGLKPWDCAAGDLIVREAGGLVCDFNAGHGYLRSGNIVAAPARILKEMLNKIQPCLTEQVK, from the coding sequence ATGAATCCAATGTTAAATATCGCTATTCGTGCGGCACGAAGAGCGGGCAACGTGATTGCTAAAAACTATGAGCGCCGTGATGACATCCAAACAAGTAAAAAAGGTATTAATGATTATGTGACTAGCGTCGATAAAGCCGCTGAAGCAGAGATCATTGAAATCATTCAAAAATCTTATCCTGATCACACAATTATCAGTGAAGAACGTGGTGCATTAGAAGGCAAAGACAGTGATATTCAATGGGTAATTGATCCACTAGATGGCACAACCAACTTCGTGAAAGGTTTGCCACATTTCTCTGTTTCTATTGCTATCCGTGTAAAAAACCGTACCGAAGTGGGTGTGGTTTACGATCCTATTCGTAATGAATTATTCACGGCTGTACGTGGTGAAGGCGCAAAATTAAATGAAGTGCGTTTACGTGTAGATAGCCAAAATGAACTTAATGGGGCGATTTTAGCCACCGGTTTCCCATTCAAACAACCAAGCTTGATGCCAACTCAATTTGCGATCATGAATAACTTAATTGATGAAGCTGCAGATTTCCGTCGTACGGGTTCTGCCGCATTAGACCTTTGCTATGTTGCTTCTGGTCGCGTTGACGGTTATTTCGAAATGGGCTTAAAACCTTGGGATTGCGCAGCGGGTGATTTAATCGTGCGTGAAGCGGGCGGTTTAGTATGTGATTTCAATGCGGGTCACGGCTATTTACGCTCAGGCAATATCGTGGCGGCTCCAGCACGTATTTTAAAAGAAATGCTAAATAAAATTCAGCCTTGCTTAACCGAACAAGTGAAGTAA
- a CDS encoding DUF2572 family protein — translation MMMKKGIVTLTALILLSGLLALILLFDEQIFAFFRSQMSQRKYYVEQSLALQKISQQQQKHICQNLPLNGAEKVKQVFFESSGAEDKVAYSVWCERAELFKKSPTKGINENMLRDFISSEKQTDFQPHFVKVDTTLTAQKTPQVYWMTQNQLEVKGNVSGILLAEGDLTLTGKGRISGAVITGGLLKLEENVTVAYGKAVVTKLVQEYSQWRLVDKSWSDLSAQDQSE, via the coding sequence ATGATGATGAAAAAAGGGATTGTGACACTGACGGCACTGATTTTACTTTCAGGCTTATTGGCGCTGATCTTATTATTTGATGAACAGATCTTTGCGTTTTTTCGATCTCAAATGAGTCAGCGAAAATATTATGTAGAACAAAGCCTTGCGTTACAGAAAATCAGTCAGCAGCAACAAAAACATATTTGCCAAAACTTGCCTTTAAATGGTGCTGAAAAAGTGAAACAAGTCTTTTTCGAGTCTTCAGGGGCAGAGGATAAAGTCGCCTATTCTGTTTGGTGTGAACGCGCTGAGTTATTTAAGAAATCGCCCACAAAAGGCATTAATGAAAATATGCTGCGAGATTTTATTTCCAGTGAAAAACAAACTGATTTTCAACCGCACTTTGTGAAAGTAGATACTACTTTAACTGCTCAAAAAACACCACAAGTGTATTGGATGACGCAAAACCAATTAGAAGTTAAAGGGAATGTAAGTGGTATTCTGCTAGCAGAAGGAGATTTAACTTTAACAGGCAAAGGGCGTATTAGTGGTGCAGTGATTACAGGTGGTTTGCTTAAGTTAGAGGAGAATGTGACGGTAGCTTACGGTAAAGCTGTGGTGACAAAACTCGTACAAGAATATAGCCAATGGCGTTTGGTGGATAAAAGTTGGAGTGATTTAAGTGCGCAAGATCAAAGTGAATAA